From one Streptomyces sp. R41 genomic stretch:
- a CDS encoding VOC family protein produces MEILGATLRICVDDLEASVPFYERLAGGHALRFERGGVSVAAVGCFLLMSGPEAELDVLRKVAATIAVKDVDEAHRVLSDSGARILAGPVATPVGRNLIAMHPDGAVYEYVDRRPTE; encoded by the coding sequence ATGGAGATTCTGGGAGCCACGCTGCGTATCTGCGTCGACGACCTGGAGGCCTCGGTCCCCTTCTACGAAAGACTCGCGGGCGGGCACGCCCTCCGCTTCGAGCGCGGTGGCGTCTCGGTCGCCGCGGTCGGCTGCTTCCTGCTGATGAGCGGGCCCGAGGCCGAGCTGGACGTCCTCCGCAAGGTCGCCGCGACCATCGCCGTCAAGGACGTCGACGAGGCCCACCGCGTCCTCAGCGACTCCGGCGCCCGCATCCTGGCGGGGCCGGTGGCGACGCCGGTGGGCCGCAATCTGATCGCGATGCATCCGGACGGCGCGGTGTACGAGTACGTGGACCGCCGGCCGACGGAGTAG